Within Spirochaetaceae bacterium, the genomic segment TCTTGTTCTGCTCCTCGAGGGTGGTAGCGGCTCCGGCGGCTTCATACATGGCGTCATAAGCTGGGTCGTCGACATTGGACGAGTTCCATAGCATTCCCGACGTAAGGTTATTTAGCATTACCATTGGAAACCACTTCTGGGCCGCGTTCGCACCTTTCATTTCGAAATCCCGCTCACGACTTCTAGCGACAAGTTCAGCTCTTGGCGCTAGATCAATCTCTACATCAACGCCAATCTTATTCCAGTATGAAGCGACTAATTCTAGATAGTTTACATCGAACGCCTCGCTGTGCAGCAACTCGGTCTTAAATCTGATGCCGTCCGCGCCGCGAGGATATCCGGCCTCATCAAGCAACGCTTCGGCACCTTCCGGGTCGTAGTCAAAGACCTTCTTGACATCTTCGGGCCAATCTTCAAAGTGGGTGACAATCTCTGTCATCATCACGGTAAGAGGCCCCTGAGGTATCACATCTGCAGTACCTCCATAGTAGGCGTTGTTAATTTCCTCGAGGTTTATTGCCATTTGCATGGCCTTGCGCACCCTGATGTCGTCAAAGGGAGGCAACTGAACGTTCATACCAAAAGCATTATCCGACCGATTGTAAATTGGCCACCACACGAGTTCGGGGTTGGTCCGCTGGAGGCTCCTTATCTGGTCGAGACTCGTCATTTGAGTTCCCCCTATCAGACCCATGTAATCAACCCCACCCGTGCGCAGTGCCGCTAGGCGTGTCGCTGCCTCTGGCATAATCAGTGCCCTTAACCGGTCAATATAGGGCAGGCGGTTCTGCGGGTATTTTTCGTCGAAGCCCCAGTAGTCAGGATTCTTTTCCCAGGTGATAGAGCTGCCCTCGACGTAGTCAGTCAGCATCCAGGGTCCGGTGCCGACCAGGTTGCGCCAGTCCGTCGCGTCGCCGTGTTCCCTGATTACCTCGGGGGGATATATCGCAGTACTCCAGTCGTCGAGGATAACAGCCAGCGCACGGAGGTTTAGCTCCTTCAGCTTAAAAACAACCGTCCAGTTGTCGGTGGCCGTTATCGATTCAAATTGCATACCCTTCCAGCTACTAGCACGTTCACTACGTTCGGTGAAACCGCTGCCAAGTCCCAAGATACGGTGATAGTTGAACTCGATATCATCGGCAGTCAGCTCGCGACCGTTCATCGGTGCCTTGTCGTGCCAGTGAACGCCCTGGCGGACTTTGACGATATAAGTCAGTGGGTCGGGCTGCGACCAGCTTTCAGCCAGACCCCCTATCGTGTTAGTTGGAACGTTGTGAAACACGAAGTCATGTTTGTCCCTGGGCGTTGCCCAGTCCGCGGTTACCAGCCTCCCTAAAACGCCAGAGGTAAAGGCACCATGACCGTGAGCAGAGACCATGTAGTCAGGATTCGGCGGCTCTCCTGCTTTGGCGTAGGTTATTGTCCCGCCGTACTCTGGAGCGGTCACCACCTTGCCGGTGGAGGGGTCGGTAACGTACTTCTTGTCGGCAGCGGCGCCCGGCTCCTCTTCTGCGCCAGCGGCC encodes:
- a CDS encoding ABC transporter substrate-binding protein, producing MNIVQITRTLAVALVLVLTATGLWAAGAEEEPGAAADKKYVTDPSTGKVVTAPEYGGTITYAKAGEPPNPDYMVSAHGHGAFTSGVLGRLVTADWATPRDKHDFVFHNVPTNTIGGLAESWSQPDPLTYIVKVRQGVHWHDKAPMNGRELTADDIEFNYHRILGLGSGFTERSERASSWKGMQFESITATDNWTVVFKLKELNLRALAVILDDWSTAIYPPEVIREHGDATDWRNLVGTGPWMLTDYVEGSSITWEKNPDYWGFDEKYPQNRLPYIDRLRALIMPEAATRLAALRTGGVDYMGLIGGTQMTSLDQIRSLQRTNPELVWWPIYNRSDNAFGMNVQLPPFDDIRVRKAMQMAINLEEINNAYYGGTADVIPQGPLTVMMTEIVTHFEDWPEDVKKVFDYDPEGAEALLDEAGYPRGADGIRFKTELLHSEAFDVNYLELVASYWNKIGVDVEIDLAPRAELVARSRERDFEMKGANAAQKWFPMVMLNNLTSGMLWNSSNVDDPAYDAMYEAAGAATTLEEQNKIAGEMNQYAIEKFWTIWGPMPPKFQPTQPWVKGFNGEFAIGTGQLHQVFARLWIDSELKEAMGH